The genomic stretch ACCGTCCCGGCCGCCCTGCGCTCGCTGCGGACCATGCTGACCCGCTACTACGGGGAACTGCCGAGCGTCATCGTGGAGCCGGGCGTCCGTACCGGCGTGCAGCTGGCCATCGACAACCCCAAGGAGGTCGGGTCCGACCGGGTGGTCAACACGCTGGCGGCCTACACCCTCTACGGCGGACCGTCGATCGTGGTCGACTTCGGCACCACCACCAACTTCGACGTGATCAGCGGCCGGGGCGAGTTCCTCGGTGGCGCGTTCGCGCCCGGCATCGAGATCTCCTTCGACGCGCTCGCCGCTCGCGCCGCCCAGTTGCGAAAGGTGGAGGCGACCAGGCCCCGGTCGGTGATCGGCAAGAACACCGTCGAATGCCTCCAGGCCGGGCTGTACTTCGGCTTCGCCGGCCAGGTGGACCGGATCGTCGAGCGGATGGCCGCCGAGCTGGGTGAGCTGAAGGCGGTCATCGCCACCGGCGGGCTGGCGTCGCTGGTGCTCAACGAGTGCCG from Micromonospora craniellae encodes the following:
- a CDS encoding type III pantothenate kinase, whose translation is MLLCIDIGNTNTVLATFDGDKLVHNWRIKTDARSTADELGLMFRGLLVGDAVEITGVAACSTVPAALRSLRTMLTRYYGELPSVIVEPGVRTGVQLAIDNPKEVGSDRVVNTLAAYTLYGGPSIVVDFGTTTNFDVISGRGEFLGGAFAPGIEISFDALAARAAQLRKVEATRPRSVIGKNTVECLQAGLYFGFAGQVDRIVERMAAELGELKAVIATGGLASLVLNECRTITHHEPMITLIGLRMVYERNV